A single window of Caldimicrobium thiodismutans DNA harbors:
- the mrdA gene encoding penicillin-binding protein 2, giving the protein MKIVDFKEKWQKQEKVEEVWEKRLFFIKLLIIFCFGLLWLRLFYLQVIKHPYYMQKAKARSLASYVIKAPRGEIITADGVVVATNRAIFQLYLDLETLEDEEETLKKLSLLLKEDFGALKERYYLAKKTYLGRILLKRDLTWDEVSRIMVRRYYLPGVLVEAESERYYPYGEAYFHLLGYVARVNKEEYENLKNKGYSPEDLIGKKGIERIFEDYLRGQNGRIEMERDAYGRLGKVVGRTSPVSGNDLIITVRHDLQMRAYELLKDKRGAIVALSPQDGALLTLVSAPSVDANKFISGFEPGEWEKIALDPKKPLLNKAIQPYPPGSTFKIITALAGLEAGVIKGLNWGVFCPGYFNYGNHIFRCWERKGHGGVNLIKAIAQSCDVYFYTVGSRIDIDFLAKVSRSLGLGKVSGLGYSDEKPGLVPDRAWKQKRYKEPWQQGETVVVAIGQGYILTTPLQMARAYTVVANGGYLYQPYVVKEVRSKTGKILYKASSKLEAKVEFRPEHLDWVRSGLKEVVESGTGKAARVPGLSVWGKTGTAQVVALQKRTKQYEHHAWFVSYAGNSTPEVVSAVLVEHGGGGGAVAAPIAGELYRAFYKIPSLLKPELPENIEELPQGTEENYGNSTTP; this is encoded by the coding sequence ATGAAGATTGTAGATTTCAAGGAAAAGTGGCAAAAACAAGAAAAAGTTGAGGAGGTTTGGGAAAAAAGGCTTTTTTTTATTAAGTTGTTGATAATTTTTTGTTTTGGTCTTCTCTGGCTAAGACTTTTTTATCTTCAGGTTATCAAACATCCTTACTATATGCAAAAGGCCAAGGCAAGATCCTTAGCAAGTTATGTAATTAAGGCCCCCAGAGGTGAAATCATAACTGCAGATGGAGTGGTGGTAGCAACCAATAGAGCCATCTTTCAGCTTTATTTAGATCTTGAAACCTTGGAAGATGAAGAGGAGACCTTAAAAAAGTTGAGCCTGCTTTTAAAAGAGGATTTTGGAGCCCTAAAGGAGAGATATTATCTTGCCAAAAAGACCTATCTGGGAAGGATTCTTTTAAAAAGGGATTTGACCTGGGATGAGGTCTCAAGAATTATGGTGCGAAGGTATTATCTTCCGGGGGTATTGGTTGAAGCTGAGTCCGAAAGATATTATCCCTATGGGGAGGCCTATTTTCACCTCCTCGGGTATGTGGCAAGAGTTAATAAAGAGGAATATGAAAACCTCAAAAATAAAGGGTATTCTCCAGAGGATCTCATAGGGAAAAAAGGAATAGAGCGGATTTTTGAAGATTACCTACGGGGTCAAAATGGCCGCATTGAGATGGAAAGAGATGCTTATGGGCGGTTGGGTAAAGTTGTGGGAAGGACTTCTCCTGTGTCTGGAAATGATCTTATAATTACAGTTAGACACGATCTACAGATGAGGGCTTATGAACTCTTGAAGGATAAGAGAGGGGCTATAGTTGCGCTCTCACCTCAAGATGGTGCTCTTCTTACTCTTGTGAGTGCTCCTTCAGTGGATGCCAATAAATTTATTTCAGGCTTTGAACCAGGGGAATGGGAAAAGATCGCCCTTGATCCCAAAAAACCTCTTCTTAATAAGGCAATTCAGCCTTATCCTCCGGGTTCTACCTTTAAAATAATTACTGCTCTGGCTGGGCTTGAGGCAGGAGTCATTAAAGGATTGAACTGGGGGGTATTCTGTCCAGGGTATTTTAACTACGGAAATCATATCTTTCGTTGTTGGGAAAGGAAAGGTCATGGAGGGGTTAATCTTATCAAGGCTATTGCTCAATCCTGCGATGTTTATTTTTATACGGTTGGTTCAAGAATAGATATAGACTTTTTGGCTAAGGTTTCTCGTTCCCTGGGTCTGGGTAAGGTCTCTGGTCTTGGTTATAGTGATGAAAAGCCAGGCCTTGTGCCAGATAGAGCCTGGAAACAAAAACGCTATAAAGAACCCTGGCAACAAGGAGAGACAGTTGTTGTGGCCATTGGTCAGGGGTATATTTTGACAACTCCCCTTCAGATGGCACGAGCTTATACGGTGGTTGCTAATGGAGGGTATCTCTACCAACCCTATGTGGTTAAGGAGGTCCGTTCTAAAACAGGAAAAATTCTTTATAAAGCAAGTTCTAAGCTTGAGGCCAAGGTAGAGTTCAGGCCTGAGCACCTGGATTGGGTTAGATCAGGGCTCAAAGAGGTGGTTGAGAGTGGCACGGGGAAAGCAGCCCGGGTTCCTGGACTTTCTGTTTGGGGAAAAACCGGAACCGCACAGGTTGTGGCCCTGCAGAAAAGGACCAAACAATATGAACATCATGCCTGGTTTGTAAGTTATGCTGGGAATTCTACTCCAGAGGTTGTTTCCGCTGTTTTAGTTGAACACGGAGGAGGTGGGGGTGCTGTAGCTGCACCTATAGCTGGCGAATTGTATAGAGCTTTTTATAAAATACCCTCACTCTTAAAGCCAGAGTTACCAGAAAATATAGAGGAGCTTCCCCAAGGAACTGAGGAGAATTATGGAAATTCTACAACGCCTTAA
- the atpA gene encoding F0F1 ATP synthase subunit alpha, whose product MEAIKAQELSDLIKKRIEEFEKKINLEEMGVVISVADGVARVFGLRNCEYMELVEFPESGEVGVALNLEFDNVGIPVMGDYTKIKEGDTAKRTGQVASIPVGEAVIGRVIDPVGRPIDGKGPIESKEYRRIEIKAPGIIQRKPVNEPMITGVKAVDAMTPIGRGQRELILGDRQTGKTAIAIDAILAQKETDVYCIYCAIGQKKSTVAQIIEILRRYGAMEYTTVVAACASDSAALQWIAPYSACALGEYFRDTGRHALVIYDDLSKQAAEYREISLLLRRPPGREAFPGDVFYNHSRLLERAAKLDDKYGGGSLTALPIVETLQGDVSAYIPTNVISITDGQIYLEPGLFFAGIRPAINVGLSVSRVGGSAQIKAMRQVAGRLRLELAQYRELAAFAQFGSELDKATQRVLHRGARLVEILKQPQYQPLPVEKQVCILFAGTRGFLDEMPLEVLAQYERELYEFIERKYPEIYKEIKEKKEITPDLEEKMKKALGEFNEEFKKSNNVEPVPVP is encoded by the coding sequence ATGGAAGCGATTAAGGCTCAAGAACTCAGTGATCTGATTAAAAAGAGAATTGAGGAGTTTGAGAAAAAAATAAATCTTGAGGAGATGGGAGTTGTTATATCCGTTGCAGATGGTGTTGCCCGTGTTTTTGGTTTGAGAAACTGTGAATATATGGAATTGGTTGAGTTTCCTGAAAGTGGAGAGGTAGGAGTCGCTCTTAACCTTGAGTTTGACAATGTAGGTATCCCGGTAATGGGAGATTATACCAAGATTAAAGAAGGGGATACCGCCAAAAGAACTGGCCAGGTAGCCTCTATTCCCGTTGGAGAAGCTGTTATTGGAAGGGTCATTGACCCAGTGGGAAGACCTATTGATGGAAAAGGGCCTATTGAGTCCAAAGAATACCGCAGAATTGAGATTAAAGCCCCTGGAATTATTCAGAGAAAACCCGTTAATGAGCCTATGATTACAGGAGTTAAGGCTGTAGATGCTATGACCCCTATAGGAAGAGGCCAGAGAGAGCTTATTCTCGGGGATAGGCAAACAGGTAAAACTGCAATTGCCATTGATGCTATTTTAGCCCAGAAGGAAACGGATGTCTATTGCATTTATTGTGCCATCGGGCAGAAAAAATCAACAGTGGCCCAGATAATTGAAATTCTTCGCAGATATGGAGCTATGGAATATACAACCGTTGTTGCAGCTTGTGCTTCAGATTCAGCTGCCCTTCAGTGGATTGCCCCTTATTCAGCTTGTGCTCTTGGAGAATACTTCCGGGATACAGGAAGGCATGCCCTTGTGATTTATGATGACCTTTCTAAACAGGCAGCTGAGTATCGTGAAATTTCATTGCTTTTGAGAAGACCTCCTGGTAGAGAGGCCTTCCCGGGAGATGTCTTCTATAACCATTCAAGGCTTCTTGAAAGGGCAGCTAAACTTGATGATAAATATGGTGGCGGTTCTCTTACTGCCCTTCCCATAGTTGAAACCCTTCAGGGAGATGTTTCTGCCTATATTCCTACTAATGTTATTTCCATTACTGATGGACAGATCTATCTTGAGCCAGGGCTATTCTTTGCTGGTATTCGTCCAGCTATTAATGTAGGACTTTCTGTATCTCGAGTAGGAGGATCTGCCCAGATCAAAGCCATGCGTCAGGTAGCAGGAAGGCTCAGGCTTGAGCTTGCACAGTATAGAGAATTAGCAGCCTTTGCTCAGTTTGGATCAGAGCTTGATAAGGCTACCCAGAGAGTTCTGCACAGGGGGGCAAGGCTTGTTGAAATTCTAAAACAGCCTCAGTATCAACCCCTTCCTGTTGAAAAACAGGTCTGTATCCTTTTTGCCGGAACCAGAGGCTTTCTTGATGAGATGCCCCTTGAGGTCTTAGCTCAGTATGAGAGAGAACTTTATGAATTTATAGAGAGAAAATATCCTGAAATTTATAAAGAAATTAAAGAGAAAAAGGAGATAACCCCTGACCTTGAAGAAAAGATGAAGAAAGCCTTAGGAGAATTTAATGAGGAATTTAAAAAATCCAATAATGTTGAACCTGTTCCTGTTCCATAA
- the atpF gene encoding F0F1 ATP synthase subunit B produces the protein MKTFNKIFFLFVLLFGLSVGVGYSAEEGGHGVTPSQIKNLIWWSVNFLALIVLLYKLLKKPVVNFFKSRQENLLKQYEELLAKKKEAEAKYLELQEKVKNLKEEAETIYQNYIEQGIREKEKILEEAKLQAARLKEQAQLYISQEMEKAKDILRVELAQEAVKLAEEILRKNVTEEDQKVLYKNFVEQIKGRSLN, from the coding sequence ATGAAAACCTTCAATAAGATCTTCTTTCTTTTTGTCCTTTTATTTGGTTTAAGTGTTGGTGTTGGGTATTCTGCCGAGGAAGGCGGACATGGAGTTACACCTTCTCAGATTAAAAATCTTATCTGGTGGTCTGTAAATTTTCTTGCCCTGATAGTTCTTCTTTATAAACTTCTTAAAAAGCCAGTAGTTAATTTTTTTAAATCCAGACAGGAAAATCTTCTGAAACAATATGAAGAGCTTTTGGCTAAAAAGAAAGAGGCAGAAGCAAAGTATCTTGAACTTCAGGAAAAGGTTAAGAATTTAAAGGAAGAGGCAGAGACTATTTATCAAAATTACATAGAGCAAGGCATTAGAGAAAAGGAAAAGATTCTTGAAGAGGCTAAGCTACAGGCAGCTCGACTTAAGGAACAGGCTCAACTTTATATTTCTCAGGAGATGGAAAAGGCTAAGGATATTTTAAGGGTTGAACTTGCTCAGGAGGCGGTTAAGCTTGCAGAGGAGATACTTAGAAAGAATGTTACTGAGGAGGATCAGAAGGTCCTTTATAAAAACTTTGTAGAACAAATAAAAGGGAGGAGTCTGAATTGA
- the atpG gene encoding ATP synthase F1 subunit gamma: MPSLRDLRKKIDAIKKIGQITKAMNMVASAKLRTLQGRLEGFRPYGQKFDEVLAQLLSAPGLNKGRIPYLQAKDSVKKVGLILITADRGLCGAFNSNLIREAELQIKKFQGEGKQIEMILVGKRGISYFRRRFPVREAFGDVMSRVLMQDARRIARSAITAFLEGEWDEVYLIYGYFVNLIRQNPRTERFLPLSFEVKERKATGSYMYEPDEEELLPQILPLYLNTKIFSAMLETAVSEQAARMTAMDNANRACTDMVKQLTLYYNKVRQASITKELMDIVGGAEAIKG; encoded by the coding sequence ATGCCAAGTTTAAGGGATTTGCGTAAGAAAATAGATGCCATTAAAAAGATTGGCCAGATTACTAAGGCTATGAACATGGTGGCCTCAGCCAAGCTGAGGACACTGCAGGGGCGTTTAGAGGGATTTAGGCCCTACGGGCAAAAATTTGATGAGGTTCTTGCCCAGCTACTCAGTGCTCCGGGTTTAAATAAAGGTAGAATTCCTTATTTACAGGCCAAGGATTCTGTCAAAAAAGTTGGATTAATTTTAATCACAGCTGATAGAGGGCTATGTGGAGCCTTTAATAGTAACCTTATTCGTGAGGCGGAGCTCCAGATTAAAAAATTTCAGGGAGAAGGGAAACAGATAGAGATGATTCTTGTGGGGAAGCGAGGTATAAGTTATTTTAGGAGAAGATTCCCTGTAAGAGAGGCCTTTGGAGATGTGATGAGTAGAGTTTTAATGCAGGATGCCAGGCGTATTGCCAGATCTGCTATAACCGCCTTTCTTGAAGGGGAATGGGATGAAGTATATCTAATTTATGGATATTTTGTAAATCTTATCAGGCAAAATCCCAGGACAGAGAGATTTCTACCTCTTTCTTTTGAGGTTAAAGAAAGAAAGGCAACGGGCTCATATATGTATGAACCCGATGAGGAAGAGCTTTTACCTCAGATTTTACCCCTCTACTTGAATACAAAGATCTTTTCTGCAATGCTTGAGACAGCAGTTAGTGAACAGGCTGCTCGTATGACAGCTATGGATAATGCTAACAGGGCTTGCACTGATATGGTCAAACAGCTAACCCTTTATTATAATAAAGTAAGGCAGGCCAGCATCACTAAGGAGCTTATGGATATTGTTGGTGGTGCTGAGGCTATAAAAGGATAA
- a CDS encoding F0F1 ATP synthase subunit B family protein — MLKFDITLLVQIIEALVLAFLLNIILIKPVMSFLEERKRQFGSLEKEIDELLSQAEEGLKNYYEALNQARSEGALKREALKEEARKIEKEELQKVMKEIEAQKREWENAFKAEFAKLRESVLAQKDYFANLMVEKLLGRRV; from the coding sequence ATGCTCAAGTTTGATATAACACTTCTTGTGCAAATAATTGAGGCCTTAGTCCTTGCTTTTCTTTTAAACATTATTTTGATCAAGCCGGTGATGAGTTTCCTTGAAGAAAGAAAAAGACAATTTGGAAGCTTGGAAAAGGAGATTGACGAGCTTCTTTCTCAGGCAGAAGAGGGGCTTAAGAATTACTATGAAGCCTTGAATCAAGCCAGATCTGAAGGAGCTTTGAAAAGAGAGGCTTTAAAGGAAGAGGCAAGAAAAATTGAAAAGGAAGAGCTTCAGAAGGTGATGAAAGAGATTGAGGCCCAAAAAAGAGAATGGGAAAATGCCTTTAAAGCTGAGTTTGCAAAGCTCAGAGAGAGTGTCCTTGCTCAAAAGGACTACTTTGCCAATCTCATGGTTGAGAAACTCCTTGGGAGGAGGGTATGA
- the atpH gene encoding ATP synthase F1 subunit delta produces MRAVATALKYAKGLFIAAKELNKVKEFGEELENLATGLKGYPEILQALQSPIYPPDIKQEILQEILSYFKVDPEIERFLKLLVERRRIQFLEEIVAMYQALLDEELGRARGEVITAFPISDDERVELERALQTLLKKEVILEAKVDPEIIGGVKVKVGDYILDGTLKSQLEKFKEIIIKGV; encoded by the coding sequence TTGAGAGCCGTAGCCACTGCCCTTAAGTATGCTAAAGGTCTATTTATTGCAGCTAAAGAATTAAATAAGGTAAAGGAATTTGGAGAAGAATTAGAAAATTTAGCGACAGGTCTTAAAGGCTATCCAGAGATTTTGCAGGCCCTTCAAAGTCCAATTTATCCCCCTGATATTAAGCAGGAGATCCTTCAAGAGATTTTATCTTATTTTAAGGTTGATCCAGAGATAGAGAGATTCCTAAAACTTCTTGTTGAAAGAAGAAGGATTCAGTTTCTTGAAGAGATTGTAGCTATGTATCAGGCTCTTCTTGATGAGGAGCTTGGAAGGGCAAGGGGAGAAGTAATTACAGCTTTTCCCATTAGTGATGATGAGAGGGTGGAGCTTGAAAGGGCCCTTCAAACGCTTTTAAAGAAAGAGGTCATTCTTGAAGCCAAAGTGGATCCCGAAATTATAGGTGGGGTTAAAGTAAAAGTTGGAGACTATATCCTTGATGGAACCCTTAAATCTCAGCTTGAAAAATTTAAAGAAATCATTATAAAGGGGGTATAA
- a CDS encoding 5-formyltetrahydrofolate cyclo-ligase has protein sequence MHKGEFREYFKKLRALQSDKDWKERSERICQIFLSSEFYQKSQKIAFFYYINKEVNLYSAIDRALKEKEVYLPCTHLDTKTLSFHKFFDFSELVKGAFGILEPPKENPVLLPEALDLILVPGLAFDRKMGRLGYGGGFYDRFLAKTKALKIGVAFSFQIVDQLPQDPLDQKVDLILTEEGFFR, from the coding sequence ATGCATAAAGGAGAATTTCGGGAGTATTTTAAAAAACTTAGAGCTCTTCAATCAGATAAAGACTGGAAGGAGAGGTCTGAAAGGATTTGTCAGATTTTTCTCTCTTCTGAGTTCTATCAAAAATCTCAAAAGATTGCCTTTTTTTATTATATCAATAAAGAGGTGAATCTTTATTCTGCTATAGATAGAGCTTTAAAGGAAAAAGAGGTTTATTTGCCTTGTACCCATCTTGATACAAAGACTCTCAGTTTCCACAAATTTTTTGATTTTTCAGAACTTGTTAAAGGAGCCTTTGGTATATTAGAACCTCCCAAAGAAAATCCAGTTCTTTTGCCAGAGGCTCTGGATTTAATCCTTGTCCCAGGGCTTGCCTTTGATAGAAAAATGGGAAGGCTTGGCTATGGAGGAGGCTTTTACGATCGGTTTCTTGCTAAGACCAAAGCCCTAAAAATAGGGGTTGCCTTTTCCTTCCAGATAGTAGATCAATTACCACAAGACCCCTTGGATCAGAAGGTTGACCTAATTTTAACTGAAGAGGGTTTTTTCCGTTAA
- the mreC gene encoding rod shape-determining protein MreC produces MRKKWFLWAGILFFLFVALFLLKTDPFKGIAGIFLQPFWRAESYLAQELRDFFSKYLILIDVKRENQALKEQVLILKQELAYYQERENLYQRLEKLFKISEGFKHPQVVARIVYKAIDPYLDQIIIDKGSKDGLMPQMPVLSLVGNEGVGLVGQVVEVHRSWSRVILITDPSFSADVKVLRTQERGILKGKGEPYITLEFLPLYSQAKERDILVTSGQDLLFPPGLLVGEMVSVNKDVQGLFKRAEVRPSVDIYNLSWVVVLLKVPEIPI; encoded by the coding sequence ATGCGTAAGAAATGGTTTCTTTGGGCAGGAATTCTCTTTTTTCTATTTGTAGCCCTATTTTTACTCAAAACTGACCCTTTTAAGGGTATAGCCGGGATTTTTTTACAACCCTTCTGGAGGGCAGAAAGTTATTTAGCTCAGGAATTAAGAGATTTTTTTTCCAAATATCTTATTTTAATTGATGTCAAAAGGGAGAACCAGGCTTTAAAAGAACAGGTTCTTATTTTGAAACAGGAATTAGCTTATTATCAGGAAAGGGAAAATTTATACCAGAGATTGGAAAAACTGTTTAAGATCAGTGAAGGCTTTAAGCATCCTCAGGTTGTAGCCCGAATTGTTTATAAGGCTATTGATCCATACCTTGATCAAATAATTATTGACAAGGGGTCTAAGGATGGTCTTATGCCTCAGATGCCGGTGTTATCTCTTGTAGGTAATGAAGGGGTAGGCCTTGTGGGGCAGGTAGTTGAGGTTCACCGTAGTTGGAGTAGGGTGATTTTAATCACCGATCCCTCTTTTTCAGCAGATGTTAAGGTGTTAAGGACTCAGGAAAGAGGAATCCTCAAGGGAAAGGGTGAGCCTTATATAACCCTTGAGTTCCTACCCCTTTATTCCCAGGCTAAGGAAAGGGATATCCTTGTCACCTCAGGTCAGGATCTTCTTTTTCCACCTGGACTTCTGGTGGGAGAAATGGTCTCTGTTAATAAAGATGTGCAGGGCCTTTTTAAAAGAGCAGAAGTCAGGCCTTCTGTAGATATTTATAATCTTAGCTGGGTGGTAGTGCTACTCAAGGTTCCGGAGATTCCTATTTAA
- a CDS encoding F0F1 ATP synthase subunit epsilon produces MARIFLEIITPDRVVVSEEVDIVTAPGVAGEFGVLANHAPMVAAIKIGALRYRVGDKEEWVAVSGGFCEVSGNKITFLVEAAEKAYEIDVERALRAKERAEKRLQEYQAKVEHIDHVRARAALQRALTRLAVAERAKSGHPR; encoded by the coding sequence ATGGCAAGGATTTTTCTTGAGATCATCACACCCGATAGGGTAGTGGTGAGTGAGGAAGTTGACATTGTTACAGCTCCAGGGGTCGCAGGTGAGTTTGGTGTGCTTGCTAATCATGCTCCTATGGTTGCAGCTATAAAGATTGGGGCCTTGAGATATAGAGTGGGAGATAAAGAGGAGTGGGTAGCTGTAAGTGGGGGTTTCTGTGAGGTCTCTGGAAATAAGATTACCTTTTTAGTTGAAGCAGCTGAAAAGGCTTACGAAATTGATGTGGAAAGGGCCTTGAGGGCAAAGGAAAGAGCCGAAAAGAGACTTCAGGAGTATCAGGCCAAAGTTGAGCATATAGACCATGTAAGGGCCAGAGCCGCTCTCCAGAGGGCCCTAACTCGTTTAGCTGTAGCTGAAAGAGCAAAGTCAGGGCATCCACGCTAA
- a CDS encoding FtsW/RodA/SpoVE family cell cycle protein: MEILQRLKIFIKENFLAVLTLLALVGINILNQMNMGDSGNFFWKNLIWQTFGLLIFLVITLYFDYRRISLELIWILYGLMLLLLIILALFKKRWLVLGPLSFQPSEFLKIIIIYLLSLIMEKKKNLKLETGEALFLLVVIALPLLFLLPVDLDYAFIIGLMFVSFLLALGFPKRLFIGLCSIFILIMVIAVPIVWNKLKPHQKGRIYGYLDPEKYYKTWGYQLNQSLIAIGSGGVKGQGFQKGWSTRLNYLPAKNTDLAFSVWAEAFGFLGNTLFLFLYGYLLFWGLNLSRKAKDYLGRSLSLGIVIIFLWQAFFNIGGATGLLPMTSIPQPFLSYGGSVTISTYLMLSILFNIAFRKYFFK, translated from the coding sequence ATGGAAATTCTACAACGCCTTAAAATCTTTATAAAAGAGAACTTCTTAGCTGTTTTAACTCTTCTTGCCCTTGTGGGTATAAATATCTTAAATCAAATGAACATGGGAGATTCAGGCAATTTTTTTTGGAAAAATCTTATCTGGCAAACTTTTGGATTATTGATTTTTTTGGTGATCACCCTTTATTTTGATTATCGGCGCATCTCTTTGGAATTAATCTGGATCTTATATGGCTTAATGTTACTTTTATTGATAATTCTTGCCCTGTTTAAAAAAAGGTGGCTTGTCCTTGGTCCCTTAAGTTTTCAACCCTCTGAGTTTTTAAAAATAATAATAATCTATCTTCTTAGTCTCATTATGGAGAAAAAGAAAAATCTAAAATTAGAGACTGGAGAGGCCCTTTTTTTGCTTGTGGTAATTGCTTTGCCTTTATTGTTTTTGCTGCCTGTTGACCTTGACTACGCCTTTATCATTGGGCTAATGTTTGTAAGTTTTCTCCTGGCCCTTGGATTTCCCAAAAGGCTTTTTATAGGGCTTTGTAGTATATTTATTCTTATTATGGTTATTGCGGTTCCTATTGTCTGGAATAAATTGAAGCCTCATCAAAAGGGCAGAATCTATGGTTATCTTGATCCTGAAAAGTATTACAAGACCTGGGGATACCAGCTCAATCAGTCTCTTATTGCTATAGGTTCCGGAGGAGTGAAAGGGCAGGGATTTCAAAAAGGCTGGTCAACGAGATTAAATTATTTACCAGCTAAAAATACAGATCTTGCTTTTTCTGTCTGGGCTGAAGCCTTTGGTTTTCTGGGAAATACCCTTTTTCTTTTTCTTTATGGGTATCTCCTTTTTTGGGGATTAAATCTATCCCGAAAGGCAAAGGACTACTTAGGAAGATCCCTGAGCCTTGGAATAGTAATTATCTTTTTATGGCAGGCCTTTTTTAATATTGGCGGAGCAACAGGCCTTCTCCCTATGACCAGTATCCCTCAACCCTTTCTTAGTTATGGTGGATCTGTTACGATTTCAACTTATTTAATGCTGTCAATTTTATTTAATATAGCCTTTAGAAAGTATTTTTTTAAATAG
- the atpD gene encoding F0F1 ATP synthase subunit beta: MAEKVIGRIVQIMGTVVDVEFPPGQVPKVLDALRVTNPMIDDREWNLVLEVAQQLGDNVVRCVAMDYTDGLKRGQEVLATGGPLLVPVGKPTLGRIINATGDPVDEAGPIKTDKMYPIFRPAPALTELDVQIKVLETGIKVFDLLIPFPRGGKMGTFGGAGVGKTVVMMEMIHNIAMEHGGISVFCGAGERTREGNELYLEMKKSGVIDKAALVYGQMNETPGHRARVAHTAVALAEFFRDEEGQDVLLFIDNIYRFTQANQEVSALLGRMPSAVGYQPTLATDIGALQERICSTTRGSITSVQCVYVPADDLTDPAPATTFAHLDGTVVLSRQIAELGIYPAVDPLDSQSRILDPNIVGVEHYNVARQVQQVLQRYKDLQDIIAILGVEELSEEDKIIVARARKIQRFLSQPFHVAEQFTGLAGRYVKLEDTIRGFKEILEGKHDDLPEQAFYMVGTIEEAVEKAKKLLEA, from the coding sequence ATGGCTGAAAAGGTTATAGGTAGAATAGTTCAGATTATGGGAACGGTGGTGGATGTGGAATTTCCTCCTGGGCAGGTTCCCAAGGTTCTTGATGCTTTGAGGGTTACCAATCCAATGATTGATGATAGAGAATGGAATTTGGTGCTTGAGGTCGCTCAGCAACTTGGTGATAATGTGGTTAGATGTGTGGCCATGGATTATACCGATGGTCTTAAAAGAGGGCAGGAGGTCTTAGCTACAGGTGGTCCTCTTCTTGTTCCTGTTGGTAAACCAACCTTAGGAAGAATTATTAATGCCACTGGAGACCCGGTGGATGAAGCTGGTCCTATTAAGACTGATAAAATGTATCCAATTTTTAGGCCAGCTCCAGCTTTAACGGAACTTGATGTTCAGATCAAGGTTCTGGAAACAGGTATTAAAGTTTTTGACCTCCTTATTCCTTTCCCCCGTGGTGGAAAAATGGGGACCTTTGGTGGAGCAGGGGTTGGTAAGACCGTTGTCATGATGGAGATGATTCACAACATTGCCATGGAGCACGGTGGAATTTCCGTTTTCTGTGGAGCAGGAGAGAGAACCCGTGAGGGAAATGAACTTTATCTTGAGATGAAAAAATCTGGGGTTATTGATAAGGCAGCCCTTGTTTATGGACAGATGAATGAAACCCCGGGTCATAGGGCAAGAGTTGCCCATACCGCTGTTGCCTTGGCTGAGTTCTTTAGAGACGAAGAGGGTCAGGATGTGCTCCTCTTTATTGATAATATTTACAGATTTACCCAGGCCAACCAGGAAGTTTCCGCACTTCTTGGAAGAATGCCTTCTGCAGTGGGTTATCAGCCCACCCTTGCTACAGACATCGGAGCTCTTCAGGAGAGAATCTGTTCAACCACGCGGGGGTCAATTACCTCGGTCCAGTGCGTTTATGTGCCTGCAGATGACTTGACAGACCCAGCTCCAGCCACCACCTTTGCACACCTTGATGGAACAGTGGTTCTTTCCCGTCAGATAGCTGAGCTTGGAATTTATCCTGCAGTGGATCCCCTTGATTCTCAGTCCAGAATTCTTGATCCCAATATTGTGGGAGTAGAACATTATAATGTTGCCCGTCAGGTTCAGCAGGTGCTTCAGAGATATAAAGATCTTCAGGATATTATCGCCATCCTCGGAGTAGAGGAGCTTTCTGAGGAGGATAAGATTATCGTTGCTCGTGCCAGAAAGATTCAGAGATTCCTTTCGCAACCCTTCCATGTAGCTGAGCAGTTTACAGGGCTCGCAGGTAGATATGTAAAGCTTGAAGATACCATTAGAGGTTTCAAAGAAATCCTTGAGGGCAAGCATGATGACCTGCCTGAGCAGGCCTTCTATATGGTGGGAACCATTGAAGAGGCAGTGGAGAAGGCTAAGAAGCTCCTTGAGGCCTAA